The Arachis duranensis cultivar V14167 chromosome 2, aradu.V14167.gnm2.J7QH, whole genome shotgun sequence genome has a window encoding:
- the LOC107473733 gene encoding uncharacterized protein At1g03900, with protein MSFEVEEEEAYEHTLLVVREVAVYKIPPRASAGGYKCGEWLQSDKIWSGRIRVVSRRDRCEIRLEDPNSGDLFAACFIYPGQRETSVEPCLDSSRYFVLKIEDGRGKHAFIGLGFNERNEAFDFNVALSDHDKYVSREQEKEVAGGDDESQIDIHPAVNHRLKEGETIRINVKHKASSGTGMLSAAGLTGGHAATPKPKPKALSLAPPPTGAGKIRSPLPPPPNDPVAARIASTTRSSDPKSTNESVGHSTDSLSDLSLLKKNLPSTTTSGSTTASGWAAF; from the exons ATGTCGTTTGAGGTGGAGGAAGAGGAGGCCTACGAGCACACTCTATTGGTGGTGCGCGAGGTCGCCGTCTACAAGATCCCGCCGCGCGCCTCCGCCGGCGGCTACAAGTGCGGCGAGTGGCTCCAGTCCGACAAGATCTGGTCAGGTCGGATCCGCGTCGTATCCCGCCGCGACCGCTGCGAGATCCGCCTCGAGGATCCGAACTCCGGTGACCTATTCGCCGCCTGCTTCATCTACCCAGGGCAGCGGGAGACCTCCGTCGAACCTTGCCTCGATTCCTCACGCTACTTCGTCCTTAAGATCGAGGACGGAAGGGggaagcacgcgttcataggatTAGGGTTCAATGAGCGAAACGAGGCGTTTGATTTCAACGTCGCGCTCTCCGATCACGATAAGTATGTTAGCAGAGAACAGGAAAAGGAAGTCGCCGGCGGCGACGATGAGTCGCAAATTGATATTCATCCAGCAGTTAACCACCGGCTCAAG GAAGGGGAAACCATCAGGATTAATGTGAAGCATAAAGCATCTAGTGGAACTGGCATGCTCTCAGCTGCGGGACTAACAGGAGGGCATGCTGCAACACCAAAGCCAAAGCCAAAAGCCTTGAGTCTTGCTCCCCCTCCGACCGGGGCAGGAAAAATCAGGTCTCCTCTTCCACCTCCTCCTAATGATCCTGTTGCTGCTCGGATTGCTTCTACCACTCGCAGCTCTGATCCTAAATCAACCAATGAAAGTGTGGGACATTCCACTGACTCTCTATCAGATCTTTCTCTACTGAAG AAAAACCTTCCCTCAACCACCACTTCAGGATCAACCACAGCTTCAGGATGGGCAGCATTCTGA
- the LOC107473731 gene encoding protein CHROMATIN REMODELING 8, producing the protein MEEEQDRILLNSLGVKSANPEDIERHVLEKATAVPEAEGSVKEEDSSVSGNVDPSSATKAELNQKLRAVRFEIDAVASTIQQLRSDENDGECGGVGEDSQEKGVAEGGSSNDSNLQCVLAADRLQSLKKTKAQLEEKLSEFCKDDVSKNSDQEKLIFDLVKQDRRPKKKLKKEDKRPQKSSGKRQRIVSFNDDADFDAVLDAASAGFVETERDELVRKGVLTPFHKLKGFERRFQQSAASSSHNASEQENTGDLASESVERAARSISEAARARPTTKLLEYDAVPKLDAPTFPFQRLRKPLKLRDKEEEENKDSKRKRRRPLPGRKWTRRVSCEDMQHGDSENANGHLDTSSCESLEAQDVELADHESSYITLEGGLKIPDNIFDALFDYQKVGVQWLWELHCQRAGGIIGDEMGLGKTVQVLSFLGALHFSGMYKPSIIICPVTLLRQWKREAKKWYPKFHVELLHDSVQDSSPRKKQANSDESDYESDVSNDSDDERSVPSRNTRKWKSLINRVLRSESGLLITTYEQIRILGDQLLDIEWGYAVLDEGHRIRNPNAEVTLVCKQLQTVHRIIMTGAPIQNKLSELWSLFDFVFPGKLGVLPVFEAEFAVPIAVGGYANASPLQVSTAYRCAVVLRDLIMPYLLRRMKADVNAQLPNKTEHVLFCSLTSEQISAYRAFLASSEVEQILDGHKNSLSGIDVMRKICNHPDLLERDHASGNPDYGNPERSGKMKIVAQVLNAWKEQGHRVLLFTQTQQMLDILENFLSTSGHMYRRMDGLTPVKQRMALIDEFNASNDIFIFILTTRVGGLGTNLTGANRVIIFDPDWNPSNDMQARERAWRIGQKRDVTVYRLITRGTIEEKVYHRQIYKHFLTNKILKNPQQKRFFKARDMKDLFTLNVDGETGSTETSNIFGQISEEVNMVGTHTNNQENNKFSKTTEPVSEDVAADNDDQSQSGSPNGKGKGKAEHGDGVDEETNILKSLFGANGIHSALNHDMIMNANDEEKLRLQEEASKVAQRAAEALRQSRMLRSHDSVSVPTWTGRSGAAGAPASVKRKFGSTVNTQLIKNNKASDGSPNNGTKKLNGFAAGATSGKALSSAELLARIRVNQDNAIGAGLEHQFGTSSSSINQARSTDVRSSRASENMSGSQPEVLIRQICTFLQQHGGSSSSASIVQYFKDRIPSKDLALFKNLLKEIATLHKGPSGSNWVLKPDYQ; encoded by the exons ATGGAGGAAGAGCAGGATCGAATTCTGCTCAACAGTTTGGGCGTTAAGTCGGCGAATCCCGAAGACATTGAACGCCACGTCTTAGAAAAG GCGACTGCTGTTCCCGAAGCTGAAGGGAGTGTGAAGGAAGAAGATTCTAGTGTATCTGGAAATGTTGATCCATCATCTGCTACTAAAGCAGAGCTTAATCAGAAACTGAGGGCAGTGAGATTTGAAATAGATGCAGTAGCGTCTACCATTCAGCAATTGAGAAGTGATGAGAATGATGGAGAATGTGGTGGTGTTGGCGAGGACAGCCAGGAGAAAGGAGTTGCTGAAGGTGGTTCCTCCAATGATTCAAACCTTCAGTGTGTTCTTGCTGCTGATAGGCTACAGAGCCTGAAGAAAACAAAGGCTCAACTAGAGGAAAAGCTTTCGGAGTTCTGTAAGGATGATGTTTCCAAAAATAGTGACCAGGaaaaattgatatttgatttaGTTAAGCAAGATAGAAGACCAAAGaagaaactaaaaaaagaagataaaaggcCACAGAAAAGCTCGGGGAAGCGGCAAAGGATAGTCTCCTTTAATGATGATGCTGATTTTGATGCTGTTTTGGATGCAGCCTCTGCAGGTTTTGTTGAAACA GAGAGAGATGAGTTGGTGAGAAAAGGGGTTCTAACCCCTTTTCATAAGTTGAAGGGCTTTGAGCGCCGATTTCAACAATCTGCAGCATCAAGTAGCCATAATGCATCTGAGCAAGAAAATACTGGTGATCTTGCTTCTGAAAGTGTTGAAAGGGCTGCTAGATCAATATCCGAGGCAGCAAGAGCTCGCCCAACCACCAAGCTGCTTGAATATGATGCCGTTCCAAAGCTTGATGCCCCCACCTTTCCATTTCAAAGGCTCAGGAAACCACTTAAATTACGAgacaaagaggaagaggagaataAAGATTCCAAGAGGAAAAGGAGGCGGCCTTTGCCTGGCAGGAAATGGACAAGGCGTGTTTCTTGTGAGGATATGCAACATGGAGATAGTG AAAATGCAAATGGTCACTTGGATACTTCTAGTTGTGAAAGTTTGGAAGCTCAAGATGTTGAACTTGCCGATCATGAATCTTCTTATATAACATTAGAAGGTGGACTAAAAATCCCTGATAACATCTTTGATGCACTGTTTGACTATCAGAAGGTTGGTGTTCAATGGCTGTGGGAATTGcattgccaaagagctggtggAATTATTGGTGATGAGATGGGCCTTGGTAAAACTGTCCAGGTCTTATCTTTTCTTGGTGCATTGCATTTTAGTGGCATGTACAAGCCCAGCATTATTATCTGTCCTGTTACACTTTTGAGACAGTGGAAAAGGGAAGCTAAAAAGTGGTACCCGAAATTTCATGTAGAGCTTTTACATGATTCTGTTCAGGATTCTTCTCCTAGAAAGAAGCAAGCAAATTCTGATGAATCGGACTATGAGAGTGATGTTTCAAACGACAGTGATGATGAAAGAAGTGTACCATCTAGAAACACAAGAAAGTGGAAATCCCTGATAAATCGTGTTTTGAGATCAGAATCTGGTTTACTTATCACCACTTACGAGCAAATCAGAATATTGGGGGACCAGTTGCTTGACATTGAATGGGGTTATGCTGTTCTTGATGAAGGACATAGAATAAGAAATCCTAATGCTGAAGTCACCCTTGTTTGTAAACAGCTACAAACTGTGCACCGCATTATAATGACTGGTGCACCTATTCAGAACAAGCTGTCAGAACTCTGGTCattgtttgattttgtttttcctGGAAAATTGGGTGTGTTGCCTGTATTTGAAGCAGAATTTGCAGTTCCTATCGCCGTTGGTGGTTATGCAAATGCTTCACCATTACAAGTATCCACAGCATACAG GTGTGCTGTGGTGCTGCGTGATTTAATCATGCCTTATCTTCTTCGACGCATGAAGGCTGATGTGAATGCGCAGCTTCCAAATAAAACTGAGCATGTCCTATTCTGCAGCCTCACATCAGAGCAAATATCTGCTTATAGAGCATTTTTGGCAAGTTCGGAAGTGGAGCAAATATTGGATGGACACAAGAATTCTCTTTCTGGAATTGATGTGATGCGCAAGATATGCAATCACCCTGACCTACTTGAAAGAGATCATGCCTCAGGTAATCCAGATTATGGAAATCCAGAACGTAGTGGGAAAATGAAGATTGTAGCTCAAGTGCTCAATGCTTGGAAGGAACAAGGTCACCGTGTTCTTCTTTTTACTCAAACCCAACAAATGCTCGACATTCTTGAGAATTTTTTATCTACTTCTGGTCATATGTATCGGAGAATGGATGGTCTTACTCCCGTAAAACAGAGAATGGCTTTAATAGACGAATTTAATGCCTCAaatgatatatttatttttattctaacaaCCAGAGTTGGGGGTTTGGGGACAAATCTTACTGGTGCAAACAGGGTGATAATCTTTGACCCTGATTGGAATCCTTCAAATGATATGCAG GCCAGAGAGCGTGCTTGGCGTATTGGTCAGAAACGGGATGTAACAGTGTATAGGTTGATCACACGAGGAACTATAGAGGAGAAAGTTTATCACCGTCAGATTTACAAACATTTTCTTACCAATAAAATACTCAAGAACCCACAGCAGAAAAGGTTCTTTAAAGCCCGGGATATGAAAGATCTTTTCACATTGAATGTGGATGGAGAAACTGGGTCTACTGAAACATCAAATATTTTCGGCCAAATATCTGAAGAAGTAAATATGGTTGGGACACACACAAACAACCAGGAGAATAATAAATTTAGCAAGACTACTGAACCGGTTTCTGAAGATGTTGCAGCTGATAATGATGACCAATCACAGAGCGGATCTCCGAATGGAAAGGGCAAAGGGAAAGCGGAACATGGTGACGGGGTTGATGAGGAAACAAATATATTGAAGAGTCTTTTTGGTGCCAATGGGATACAT AGTGCCTTGAACCATGATATGATCATGAATGCCAATGATGAGGAGAAACTGAGGCTTCAGGAGGAAGCATCCAAGGTTGCACAAAGAGCTGCAGAAGCTTTACGTCAATCACGAATGCTCCGAAGCCACGACAGCGTCTCTGTTCCTACATGGACAGGAAGGTCTGGAGCTGCTGGTGCACCAGCATCTGTTAAGCGGAAATTTGGTTCAACTGTGAATACCCAgttgataaaaaataacaaagcaTCTGATGGATCACCCAACAATGGAACTAAAAAATTGAATGGATTTGCTGCTGGAGCGACGTCCGGGAAGGCATTATCTTCTGCTGAACTTTTGGCAAGAATTCGAGTTAACCAAGATAATGCCATTGGTGCTGGCCTCGAACATCAATTTGGTACAAGCTCAAGTTCAATTAATCAAGCAAGATCTACAGATGTCAGATCTTCTAGAGCTTCTGAAAATATGTCTGGCTCGCAACCTGAAGTATTAATTCGTCAGATATGTACATTTCTACAACAGCATGGCGGCAGTTCCAGTTCAGCCAGCATAGTTCAGTATTTCAAGGACAGAATACCCTCCAAAGATCTTGCTTTATTCAAGAATCTGTTAAAGGAAATAGCTACTCTGCATAAAGGGCCTAGTGGATCGAATTGGGTTCTGAAGCCAGACTACCAATAA